From a single Chloroflexota bacterium genomic region:
- a CDS encoding ThuA domain-containing protein, whose protein sequence is MKSALFVWGGWEGHEPKQCVDIFAPWLRDQGYEVEIADTLDVYLDEAKMKSLDLIVQVWTMGTITREQEQGLLNAVASGVGFAGWHGGAGDSFRNNPDYQFMVGGQWVAHPGGVIDYEVNITRPDDPIVAGLQDFQMHSEQYYMHVDPSNEVLATTTFRGDILPWIEGVVMPVAWKRRWGQGKVFYCSLGHVASDFDVPEARTIVQRGMLWATR, encoded by the coding sequence ATGAAGTCAGCCCTGTTCGTCTGGGGAGGATGGGAGGGGCACGAGCCCAAGCAATGTGTGGACATCTTCGCGCCCTGGCTGCGAGACCAGGGGTATGAGGTGGAGATCGCCGACACGTTGGACGTGTACCTCGACGAAGCCAAGATGAAATCGCTGGATCTGATCGTGCAGGTCTGGACGATGGGCACGATCACCCGAGAGCAGGAGCAGGGGCTTTTGAACGCCGTCGCTAGCGGGGTGGGGTTCGCCGGCTGGCACGGCGGCGCGGGAGACTCGTTCCGAAACAACCCGGACTACCAGTTCATGGTCGGCGGGCAGTGGGTCGCCCATCCGGGCGGCGTCATCGACTACGAGGTGAACATCACCAGGCCGGATGATCCCATCGTGGCCGGACTACAGGACTTTCAGATGCATTCCGAGCAGTACTACATGCATGTAGACCCTTCCAACGAGGTGCTGGCGACGACGACCTTCCGAGGGGATATCCTGCCGTGGATTGAAGGGGTCGTCATGCCGGTGGCGTGGAAGCGACGCTGGGGGCAGGGGAAGGTCTTCTACTGCTCTCTGGGCCATGTAGCCAGCGACTTCGACGTGCCCGAAGCCCGAACCATCGTGCAGCGCGGCATGCTCTGGGCCACTCGATAG
- a CDS encoding carbohydrate ABC transporter permease has translation MATARATDPKTYLRKFALQRAGFYAGETIIWALLIAMAIIEIAPIMWMFSTSLRNPGESFELPPDFLPTAWRWDNYLAVIRSEKINFPLFFWNSLKIALIVTGSQLFTCALAAFAFARLRFPGRDTLFFLFLASMMVPAQVTTVPVFILIRSLHLMDTHWALILPSMTSAFGVFLLRQFFLTLPEDLMDAAKIDGAGFFRIFWRIMLPLVGPGLSALGIFTFLGSWNNFYGPLLFLRSWDKLTFPLALVTLQGYMGMGNRAHVLAGIMMSIFPVLLFFLLAQRFVIRGIALTGLKA, from the coding sequence ATGGCCACCGCACGTGCGACAGATCCAAAAACGTATCTCCGAAAATTCGCGCTCCAGCGTGCTGGCTTCTACGCCGGCGAGACGATCATCTGGGCATTGCTCATCGCCATGGCCATCATCGAGATCGCGCCGATCATGTGGATGTTTTCCACCTCGCTGCGCAATCCCGGTGAGTCGTTCGAGCTACCACCGGATTTCCTGCCCACCGCGTGGCGATGGGACAACTACCTTGCCGTCATCCGGTCGGAGAAGATCAACTTCCCACTTTTCTTCTGGAACAGCCTCAAGATCGCCCTGATCGTTACGGGGAGCCAGCTTTTCACGTGTGCACTGGCAGCGTTCGCCTTCGCCCGTCTGCGCTTCCCCGGGCGAGATACCCTCTTCTTCCTGTTCCTGGCCTCCATGATGGTGCCGGCACAGGTCACCACGGTGCCCGTCTTCATCCTCATCCGATCCCTGCACCTCATGGATACCCACTGGGCGCTTATCCTGCCCAGCATGACCAGCGCGTTCGGCGTGTTTTTACTGCGTCAATTCTTCCTGACGCTACCCGAGGATCTCATGGACGCGGCCAAGATCGATGGCGCCGGGTTCTTCAGAATCTTCTGGCGAATCATGCTGCCTCTCGTCGGGCCGGGGCTCTCAGCCTTGGGGATTTTCACCTTTCTCGGATCATGGAACAATTTCTATGGCCCCTTGCTCTTCCTCAGATCCTGGGACAAACTGACCTTCCCTTTGGCCCTCGTGACCCTGCAAGGGTACATGGGCATGGGCAATCGCGCCCACGTATTGGCCGGCATCATGATGTCCATCTTCCCAGTGTTACTGTTCTTCCTGCTGGCCCAACGCTTCGTCATCAGGGGAATCGCGCTCACCGGATTGAAAGCATGA
- a CDS encoding sugar ABC transporter substrate-binding protein, which produces MARRDSPFTSHKVSRREMLRLSAATLTGALVAACAGMPQAAPQVQEEKPTKAAAEPVTIVATSQMGVQTWDGSLKRAKERYPNIELRVDQTDMPGGWSGYADLIITRIAGGEQLDLVMIAVEGIPLLSTTKVLRPLDPFFDADPEAQDMLMNDTHELLREMLQWKGQQMEFPFSWNNMVMYYNTAIFEEKGVDPPSPDWTWDDFLETCVKIADVKGTAEDLYAYSFWGGGMFGMCAWYFVNDTSPLTDDWRDSNMLDPKVAETLQFLADLILKHKVAPNPAGWDEWGQFHSGHLAMRTCGRWCIGGSLNAGFETYDLQYQPHKSGPLRTVAGTDGWGMTNACKTPDEAWDILTLLSGREASMDMVKLGGNIPTLRSVAETPEFREYGPPNTAIFYESLDYADTVVSPPNFNIIEPLLNRHYQGIWNGEVSVEEAVQAAHEELQAEMDKLKEKMGDEPFRVG; this is translated from the coding sequence ATGGCAAGGCGAGATTCTCCCTTCACAAGTCATAAGGTGAGCCGCCGAGAGATGCTCCGCCTCTCCGCGGCGACGCTCACAGGCGCACTGGTTGCGGCATGTGCAGGAATGCCCCAAGCCGCCCCACAAGTCCAGGAGGAGAAACCGACCAAAGCTGCCGCAGAGCCCGTGACCATCGTCGCCACATCCCAGATGGGCGTGCAAACCTGGGACGGATCCTTGAAACGGGCGAAGGAACGATACCCGAACATCGAGTTGAGAGTGGATCAGACCGACATGCCAGGGGGATGGTCCGGATATGCGGACCTCATCATCACGCGCATCGCCGGCGGCGAGCAGCTCGATCTGGTGATGATCGCCGTCGAGGGGATTCCCCTGCTATCCACCACCAAAGTCCTGCGGCCGCTCGATCCATTCTTCGATGCCGATCCCGAGGCCCAGGACATGCTCATGAACGACACCCACGAACTGCTGCGTGAGATGTTGCAATGGAAGGGGCAGCAAATGGAATTCCCCTTCTCGTGGAACAACATGGTCATGTACTACAACACCGCCATCTTCGAGGAGAAGGGCGTGGATCCCCCCTCCCCCGATTGGACGTGGGACGACTTCCTGGAAACCTGCGTGAAGATCGCCGATGTCAAGGGCACGGCTGAGGACCTGTACGCCTACTCCTTCTGGGGCGGGGGCATGTTCGGGATGTGTGCCTGGTACTTTGTCAACGATACCAGCCCTCTGACTGACGACTGGCGCGATTCGAACATGCTCGACCCGAAGGTCGCCGAGACGCTCCAGTTCCTGGCCGACCTGATCTTGAAGCACAAGGTGGCTCCCAACCCGGCCGGGTGGGACGAGTGGGGACAGTTCCATTCCGGGCATCTGGCCATGCGGACCTGCGGCCGTTGGTGCATCGGAGGTTCCCTTAACGCGGGCTTCGAGACATACGACCTTCAGTACCAGCCCCATAAGTCTGGCCCACTGCGGACCGTCGCCGGCACGGACGGCTGGGGGATGACCAACGCGTGCAAGACCCCCGACGAGGCATGGGATATTCTGACGCTCCTGTCAGGCCGTGAGGCCTCCATGGACATGGTGAAGCTCGGCGGCAATATTCCCACGCTTCGCTCCGTCGCTGAGACGCCCGAGTTCCGAGAGTATGGGCCACCGAACACGGCGATCTTCTACGAATCACTGGACTACGCCGACACCGTGGTCTCACCGCCCAACTTCAACATCATCGAGCCGTTGCTCAACCGCCATTACCAGGGCATCTGGAACGGTGAGGTCAGCGTTGAAGAGGCGGTGCAGGCAGCACACGAGGAACTCCAGGCGGAGATGGATAAACTCAAGGAGAAGATGGGCGACGAGCCGTTCCGGGTCGGATGA
- a CDS encoding sugar ABC transporter permease — protein MAFLIVPILASVALVFTDYSLLAPPQWVGLENLSRLLHDKRMFITYRNSLYITIGATTLNNVLGLLLAMGVNRKMPGVLRYLLRTAFFFPVLTTTASLAVVWRFILTQDRGILNYLLQQVGLEPVPWLSSMRWAIPSVILYDVWKSCGYLMVLYLAGLQGIPDVLYEAAKIDGANRLQLTRYVTLPLITPTAFFCIVISLIGAFQIFDNAYVLTEGGPGDASRTIAMYIYEMAFKRYEMGYASAVALSLLVVLVALTLFQLWISRKWVHYE, from the coding sequence ATGGCATTCCTAATCGTGCCGATCCTCGCCTCGGTCGCGCTGGTGTTCACAGACTACTCCCTCCTGGCGCCACCCCAATGGGTCGGCCTGGAGAACCTCTCACGCCTGTTGCATGATAAACGCATGTTCATCACTTACCGGAACAGCCTCTACATCACGATCGGTGCGACGACGCTGAATAACGTTTTGGGCCTGTTGTTGGCCATGGGCGTGAACCGCAAGATGCCGGGAGTACTCAGATACCTTCTTCGCACGGCGTTCTTCTTCCCCGTTCTGACCACGACCGCTTCCCTAGCCGTCGTCTGGCGGTTCATCCTGACGCAAGACCGCGGTATCCTCAATTACCTGCTCCAGCAGGTCGGGCTGGAACCCGTTCCCTGGCTCAGCAGCATGCGATGGGCCATCCCCTCCGTTATCCTCTATGATGTCTGGAAGAGTTGCGGCTATCTCATGGTACTCTATCTCGCCGGCCTGCAGGGGATCCCGGACGTCCTTTATGAGGCAGCAAAGATCGACGGGGCAAATCGTTTGCAGCTGACCCGTTACGTCACATTACCGCTGATCACCCCCACCGCTTTCTTCTGCATCGTCATCTCTCTGATCGGCGCCTTTCAGATCTTCGACAACGCCTACGTGTTGACCGAAGGAGGTCCGGGCGACGCCTCGCGCACCATCGCCATGTACATCTATGAAATGGCCTTTAAGCGGTACGAGATGGGATACGCGTCGGCAGTAGCGCTCTCGCTGCTCGTCGTCTTGGTAGCGCTGACGCTGTTCCAGCTCTGGATAAGCCGGAAATGGGTCCACTATGAGTAG
- a CDS encoding response regulator, which produces MLPREQFLKHLRGALNHLYDDPGYLRRSPLATLLGVADRFDAPAALRRVLIEAIESLEPVGDEMSQSPAWQIYGALYYRYVQQLSRQQVADQLGISVRQLSRWQRAALETLADTLWEQFDLEAKFFENAGSSFEQEPVAIPTVDEELAWLKEVPPEAPVDLHQTLLAVLDRIQPLATQYGVHLEVMPLGDLPYLAVHQLALKQVLLNLISVAIHRASGGTIVVSGRRLHQEVEIEIRCAEAHPGDAPVVDDDQASVEMARYLVDMCRGKLNLSIDGGKFNARLTIPALEQLPVLVIDDNVDTLRLLQRYTSNTRYHLVSTDDPDQILDLVERFSPRIIVLDVMMPRVDGWELLALLKQHPLTRHIPIIVCTILPQEELADSLGADGYVRKPVKRQAFLVALDRLAEWLEPVSR; this is translated from the coding sequence ATGCTGCCCCGAGAGCAATTCCTGAAACACCTACGTGGCGCCTTAAATCATCTGTACGATGATCCAGGCTATCTGCGCCGTTCTCCTTTGGCTACCTTGTTGGGCGTGGCCGATCGATTCGACGCGCCGGCGGCCTTGCGACGCGTCCTGATTGAGGCGATTGAGTCCCTCGAGCCTGTGGGGGATGAGATGTCGCAGTCCCCTGCCTGGCAGATCTATGGTGCTCTCTATTACCGGTATGTGCAGCAGTTAAGCCGACAGCAGGTTGCAGATCAGCTGGGCATCAGCGTCCGCCAGCTGAGCCGCTGGCAGCGTGCGGCTCTGGAGACCCTGGCCGATACGCTCTGGGAGCAGTTCGACCTGGAGGCCAAGTTCTTTGAGAATGCGGGGAGCTCTTTCGAGCAAGAACCGGTGGCTATACCCACCGTGGACGAGGAGCTGGCTTGGTTGAAGGAGGTCCCGCCGGAAGCTCCGGTGGATCTTCACCAGACCCTGCTGGCAGTGCTGGATCGGATCCAGCCACTGGCCACGCAATATGGAGTTCACCTGGAGGTCATGCCTCTGGGAGATCTTCCCTATCTTGCCGTGCATCAGCTGGCTCTAAAGCAGGTCCTTTTGAATCTGATCAGTGTGGCCATCCATCGAGCTTCTGGCGGTACGATCGTCGTCTCCGGTAGGCGGTTGCACCAGGAGGTTGAGATCGAGATCCGGTGCGCTGAAGCCCATCCCGGGGATGCGCCGGTTGTTGATGATGATCAGGCCAGCGTGGAGATGGCGCGCTACTTGGTGGACATGTGTAGGGGTAAGCTGAACTTGTCGATCGACGGGGGGAAGTTTAATGCCAGGCTCACGATCCCTGCTCTGGAACAGCTGCCCGTGCTGGTTATCGATGATAATGTAGACACCCTGAGACTCTTACAGCGATACACCTCAAATACCCGATATCATCTTGTCAGTACAGATGATCCTGATCAGATTCTGGACCTGGTTGAGAGGTTTTCCCCTCGTATTATCGTATTGGATGTGATGATGCCTCGGGTGGATGGCTGGGAGTTGCTGGCTTTGCTGAAGCAGCATCCGCTTACCCGCCATATCCCCATCATCGTGTGCACGATCCTTCCTCAAGAGGAACTGGCCGACTCCCTTGGTGCCGATGGCTATGTGCGTAAGCCAGTCAAGCGGCAGGCCTTCCTGGTTGCCCTTGACCGGCTGGCTGAATGGTTGGAGCCAGTATCTCGCTGA
- a CDS encoding type II toxin-antitoxin system HicB family antitoxin produces the protein MKQFKIIVEKHPDGYVAYPLGLKGVVVGEGDTYEEALADVKSAIAFHIETFGAEVLESESSVLEAFVAETEVTV, from the coding sequence ATAAAACAGTTTAAGATCATCGTTGAGAAACATCCTGATGGTTATGTCGCTTATCCGCTTGGATTGAAGGGGGTCGTTGTGGGCGAGGGGGATACATATGAAGAGGCATTGGCTGATGTGAAATCCGCTATTGCTTTTCACATTGAGACCTTTGGGGCCGAGGTGCTAGAGAGCGAGTCCTCCGTTTTGGAAGCTTTCGTCGCTGAGACGGAGGTTACCGTGTGA
- a CDS encoding histidine phosphatase family protein, giving the protein MELYIIRHGQSTNNALADLRERSCDPPLTEVGVRQTEFLARYLTETVLDHPGSPVNLPITKLYCSPMRRALQTARPIGDALGLAPEVWIEIHERGGIYLDHGEDGGIVGYPGMTREEILADFPHYVLPEALTGEGWWKGGREDWPACQARAIRVAHALHARAADDERIVMISHGGFIDALLKALFNQLPGRHVFYHHHNTAITRIDFWKDGHLDIRYINRIDHLPAELVT; this is encoded by the coding sequence ATGGAGCTTTACATCATCCGCCACGGTCAATCGACCAACAACGCGTTGGCCGATCTGAGGGAGCGAAGCTGTGATCCGCCCCTCACGGAAGTCGGAGTCAGACAAACAGAGTTCCTCGCCCGCTATCTCACGGAAACCGTGCTCGATCACCCCGGTTCGCCCGTGAATCTCCCCATCACGAAGCTGTATTGCAGTCCCATGCGTCGCGCATTGCAGACGGCCCGCCCCATCGGGGACGCCCTCGGCCTCGCCCCTGAGGTCTGGATCGAGATCCACGAGCGCGGTGGCATTTACCTGGATCACGGGGAGGACGGCGGCATCGTGGGATACCCCGGGATGACCCGAGAGGAGATCCTGGCGGACTTTCCCCACTACGTGCTGCCGGAGGCGCTGACCGGGGAGGGATGGTGGAAAGGCGGCCGAGAGGATTGGCCGGCCTGCCAGGCGCGGGCAATCCGGGTCGCCCACGCGCTCCACGCGAGGGCCGCCGACGACGAGCGTATCGTCATGATCTCTCACGGCGGCTTCATCGACGCGTTGCTCAAAGCGCTGTTCAACCAACTGCCCGGCCGCCACGTTTTCTACCATCATCACAACACGGCGATCACCCGCATCGACTTTTGGAAGGACGGGCATCTGGACATCCGCTACATCAACCGGATCGATCACCTGCCCGCGGAACTGGTCACGTGA